The following proteins are co-located in the Patescibacteria group bacterium genome:
- the dnaB gene encoding replicative DNA helicase, with translation MNPKKSILTVAPHSLEAERGVLGSLLIDKNAMIRIADLINAEDFYEPRHEKIYAAVVELFVSHAPIDLLTLSQKLSDRKILKDIGGRGYLAELTEETPTASHIHEYAKIVKEKSTLRRLLSTGREISGYALEEGGDTNILLEKAEQSLFKVTQNLIKDKFISIREVLQSRFDEFAELHDAEDKDAIRGVATGFRAIDNLLSGMKAADFVIIAARPSMGKTALALNISQNVALRAAKKVGFLSLEMSREQLVDRMFASLLGVDSWRLHKGKLTDEEFARIGGVMDELSKANFYIDDSVGSSVMEVRAKARRLQMENGLDILIVDYLQLMSCESNAWAGNRVQEIGEISRSLKSLARELKIPIIALSQLSRAVENRPGKIPQLADLRESGAIEQDADVVMMMYREDYYEEDSSRPGMTDIFIRKNRNGPTGRAELMFKKEQMRFFDIEKAKKGGSALSAPAPEFETANLLDDF, from the coding sequence GTGAATCCCAAAAAAAGCATCCTAACTGTCGCTCCCCACTCGCTCGAAGCTGAACGCGGCGTGCTCGGTAGTCTTTTGATTGATAAAAATGCGATGATTCGTATCGCGGATTTGATTAATGCGGAAGATTTTTACGAGCCGCGCCATGAGAAAATTTACGCTGCGGTTGTCGAACTTTTCGTCAGTCACGCGCCAATCGATCTACTGACGCTATCGCAGAAATTGAGCGACCGGAAAATCTTGAAAGATATCGGCGGACGCGGCTATCTCGCCGAACTGACCGAGGAAACTCCGACCGCGAGCCACATTCACGAGTACGCGAAGATCGTGAAAGAGAAGTCAACGCTGCGCAGATTGCTTTCGACTGGTCGAGAAATTTCCGGCTACGCGCTGGAAGAAGGCGGCGACACAAATATCTTGCTCGAGAAAGCCGAGCAAAGCCTTTTTAAAGTCACGCAAAATCTAATCAAAGATAAATTCATTTCGATTCGTGAGGTGTTGCAATCGCGCTTCGATGAATTTGCCGAGCTGCACGATGCGGAAGACAAAGACGCGATTCGCGGCGTGGCGACCGGTTTTCGCGCAATTGATAATCTGCTTTCCGGCATGAAAGCCGCGGACTTCGTGATTATCGCCGCGCGACCGTCGATGGGTAAGACTGCACTCGCACTGAATATCTCGCAAAATGTCGCGCTTCGTGCCGCCAAAAAAGTCGGCTTCCTCTCGCTCGAAATGTCGCGCGAACAACTCGTCGATCGTATGTTCGCTTCGCTGCTCGGCGTTGATTCTTGGCGCTTGCACAAAGGCAAATTGACCGACGAGGAATTTGCGCGCATCGGCGGCGTGATGGACGAGCTCTCGAAAGCGAATTTTTATATCGACGATTCTGTCGGCTCGAGCGTGATGGAAGTCCGTGCGAAAGCGCGTCGTCTGCAAATGGAAAATGGTCTCGATATTTTGATCGTGGATTATTTGCAATTGATGAGCTGCGAGTCGAATGCTTGGGCGGGCAATCGCGTACAGGAAATTGGTGAGATTTCGCGCAGCCTGAAATCGCTCGCCCGTGAATTGAAAATTCCAATCATCGCACTCAGCCAGCTCAGCCGCGCCGTCGAAAATCGTCCGGGCAAGATTCCGCAGCTCGCCGACCTGCGTGAGTCGGGCGCGATCGAGCAAGATGCCGATGTCGTGATGATGATGTACCGTGAAGATTATTACGAAGAGGATTCCAGCCGTCCGGGTATGACTGACATTTTCATTCGTAAAAATAGAAACGGCCCGACCGGTCGCGCCGAATTAATGTTTAAAAAAGAGCAAATGCGCTTCTTCGACATTGAGAAAGCGAAAAAAGGCGGCTCGGCTCTTTCTGCACCTGCACCAGAATTCGAGACGGCGAATCTGCTTGACGACTTTTGA
- a CDS encoding S-layer homology domain-containing protein — translation MSLRTTIILSFAVITIFTTSLTFAESSAFPDVAANNPNKIAIDYLQENGVINGYGDGTFKPQNRINRAELIKVLVEGQGITPDANEYSHCFPDVGNEWFAPYVCYAKEVGWVSGYPDGTFQPARIVSKVESLKMILNVYGFTVPEQVSVVPFADTEEDAWYTPFVSVAKDRGLLEETGSNFEPAGAMARGGVAENIFRSIAVKNVNVETFSPSIIETAINMPIVHVEHVDTLITGNTYIDSSTHITNVINPVLDNSNNTTTDSQPSSSNTINQPSSPRNCTIENGAGRQTWNGSSWSSCVLTSCNAIYHVENDACVPNVRSCDVEYGTGEQTWNTATRLWSACTIKSCDDGYKEKDGICKKNLYVSQPTVGLSSSSPSGSRSVTASDGIFIFSVSANNGKVLLESLTVNLSSDGSFNLEQGNGLTVYLKEGGSTIATSSITLTNSSSGSVTFTLSPAFEIAKDTNRTLILQADTMKLIVDQAGTDDMLTPSISLGAENNPGGFIWSDGITNGISWGVDVSSYPYDKTTLSGITLKY, via the coding sequence ATGTCTCTCCGCACCACCATCATATTATCGTTCGCCGTAATCACTATTTTTACGACATCTCTTACTTTTGCGGAGAGTAGCGCATTCCCAGATGTAGCTGCGAACAATCCAAACAAGATTGCCATTGATTATCTACAAGAAAATGGTGTGATAAACGGCTATGGCGATGGCACATTCAAACCGCAGAATAGAATCAATAGGGCAGAGCTTATCAAAGTACTGGTCGAAGGACAGGGCATCACTCCTGACGCTAACGAATACAGCCATTGTTTCCCAGATGTTGGAAACGAGTGGTTTGCACCATATGTCTGCTACGCTAAAGAAGTAGGTTGGGTTTCAGGTTATCCCGACGGTACTTTCCAGCCGGCACGCATAGTCTCAAAAGTAGAGAGTTTAAAAATGATTCTAAATGTCTACGGTTTCACTGTGCCAGAACAAGTCTCGGTTGTCCCTTTTGCTGATACGGAAGAAGATGCGTGGTATACACCATTCGTGTCAGTAGCAAAAGATCGCGGATTATTGGAGGAGACAGGCAGTAATTTCGAGCCAGCAGGTGCGATGGCACGCGGTGGCGTGGCAGAAAACATTTTTCGCAGCATCGCCGTGAAAAATGTCAATGTTGAGACTTTCAGCCCATCTATCATTGAAACTGCAATCAATATGCCTATCGTGCATGTAGAGCATGTTGACACTCTCATCACTGGGAATACCTACATTGATAGCTCGACACATATCACGAATGTTATTAACCCTGTGTTGGATAATTCTAATAATACCACTACGGACAGCCAGCCCAGTAGTTCAAACACCATCAACCAACCATCTAGTCCGCGTAATTGTACAATAGAAAATGGGGCAGGTCGGCAAACATGGAATGGCTCATCGTGGAGCTCATGTGTGCTTACGAGCTGTAATGCTATTTATCATGTAGAGAATGATGCTTGTGTGCCGAATGTGCGCAGCTGTGATGTGGAATACGGAACTGGTGAGCAGACATGGAATACTGCCACACGCTTATGGAGTGCTTGCACGATTAAAAGCTGTGATGATGGATATAAAGAAAAAGACGGCATATGTAAGAAGAACTTATATGTCAGCCAACCAACCGTAGGTCTCTCGTCTAGTAGCCCAAGCGGAAGTCGTTCGGTTACTGCTTCGGACGGTATTTTCATATTCAGCGTCTCGGCGAACAATGGCAAAGTACTCCTTGAATCATTGACTGTGAATCTTAGCTCGGACGGCAGTTTTAATTTGGAACAAGGTAATGGCTTAACCGTCTATCTCAAAGAGGGTGGTAGTACCATAGCTACGAGCAGCATTACACTGACCAATTCATCAAGTGGTTCGGTCACTTTCACACTCAGCCCGGCTTTCGAGATAGCAAAAGACACTAATAGAACTTTAATACTACAGGCTGACACGATGAAGCTTATCGTCGATCAAGCTGGAACAGATGACATGCTTACGCCAAGCATCAGTCTCGGCGCAGAAAACAACCCGGGCGGATTTATTTGGAGTGATGGCATCACCAATGGTATCAGCTGGGGAGTAGATGTCTCCTCATATCCGTATGACAAAACAACATTAAGTGGAATTACTCTTAAGTACTGA
- the hisH gene encoding imidazole glycerol phosphate synthase subunit HisH: MIAIVDYAAGNLRSVTRALDFLKLKNEATNDPAKIQKADAIIIPGVGAAGAAMRNLQKAGLVEVLREEIQEKPFLGICLGLQILFEKSAEDATECLGIFEGSVEKFSTDGIKIPHIGWNPVDFGKTPKILKGIKTKTPFYFVHSYFAKPKDNSIVKATTTHGQAFPAVVNREQIWGVQFHPEKSGAVGLQVLQNFADLI, from the coding sequence ATGATTGCAATCGTCGATTATGCCGCGGGGAATTTGCGCAGTGTGACGCGGGCGCTCGATTTTTTGAAATTAAAAAATGAGGCGACAAACGATCCCGCGAAAATTCAAAAGGCTGATGCGATTATTATCCCGGGCGTCGGCGCGGCGGGTGCGGCAATGCGTAATCTGCAAAAAGCCGGATTAGTCGAAGTTTTGCGCGAGGAAATTCAAGAGAAGCCATTCCTTGGCATCTGTCTCGGTCTGCAAATCCTATTCGAAAAATCCGCCGAAGACGCGACCGAGTGTCTTGGAATTTTCGAAGGCTCGGTCGAGAAATTTTCTACCGACGGCATCAAGATTCCGCACATCGGCTGGAATCCGGTTGATTTCGGCAAAACGCCGAAAATTCTGAAAGGCATCAAAACCAAAACGCCCTTTTATTTCGTCCATTCTTACTTCGCCAAACCCAAAGATAATTCAATCGTGAAAGCGACGACGACGCACGGTCAGGCTTTTCCCGCGGTCGTGAATCGTGAGCAAATTTGGGGTGTGCAATTCCATCCGGAAAAAAGCGGCGCGGTCGGTTTGCAGGTGCTGCAAAATTTCGCGGATTTGATTTGA
- the hisB gene encoding imidazoleglycerol-phosphate dehydratase HisB produces the protein MARIAKISRQTRETKIDLVLNLDGKGDSKIATSIGFLDHVLTSLAKHASFDLKIKASGDLHVDQHHLVEDLGIVLGEAVAQALKNKVGIMRAGSDGAFAFPMDEALALAAVDFANRTKLVFKIKFREKEVGDLQTNVIEDFFEGFVNGARANLYLETKNARSTHHQVEALFKAFARALREAVAIDSRNAKRIPSTKGTC, from the coding sequence GTGGCTCGAATAGCAAAAATTTCCCGCCAAACTCGTGAGACGAAAATCGACCTCGTTTTAAATTTGGACGGCAAAGGCGATTCGAAAATCGCGACCTCGATTGGCTTTCTCGATCATGTTTTGACGAGTCTCGCGAAGCACGCTTCTTTTGATTTGAAAATCAAAGCGAGCGGAGACTTGCATGTCGACCAGCACCACTTGGTTGAAGACCTCGGCATCGTGCTCGGTGAGGCTGTCGCGCAAGCACTCAAAAATAAAGTTGGCATCATGCGCGCGGGGAGTGATGGCGCGTTCGCTTTCCCCATGGACGAAGCACTCGCGCTTGCGGCAGTCGATTTCGCCAATCGCACGAAGCTCGTTTTCAAAATTAAATTTCGCGAGAAAGAGGTCGGTGATTTACAGACGAATGTCATCGAGGATTTTTTCGAAGGCTTCGTGAATGGTGCGCGCGCCAACCTTTATCTCGAAACGAAAAATGCGCGCTCGACGCACCACCAAGTTGAGGCTTTGTTTAAAGCTTTCGCACGCGCTCTGCGTGAAGCAGTCGCGATTGATTCGCGGAATGCGAAACGCATTCCTTCGACAAAAGGCACCTGTTAG